The window TTTTTTACTGCTATTGTTGATGTTGCAATTCCTGCACCGCAAGCAATTAATAATGTTTTTGTCATTTTTGTATCCTCCGATAAATTATTTTTTATTTTTATGACCTTATTTTGTTAAAGTAGCATAAATTTCTTCTTGGCTACTGCTTGATAAAATTTTGTTGTAGCAATCTGCATCAGCAAATTTTTTAATTATACTAGATAATACTGAAACTTGGTCTTCACTCTTGCTTATCAATAATAGTAATATTACTCCTACACTCAATTCTTTAGAGTTATTTCCCATGTCTTTAAATATTACTGAATTTTTTGGCTTTATAACCACAATACTATTTACGTTTACATGCTGTGGGTCAGTATGTGGTATAGCGATACTATACTTCGGGAACTCTAAACCTGTTGGAAATACTTTTTCTCTTTCTAAAACGGCATTGTAAAAGCTATCTTTAACAGCACCCTTTTTTTCTAGTATTTCGGTAACATTTTTTAAAACTTCTTCAAAGCTATTACCAGCTACATTCAAATAAATATTTTCCTTACTAAAATATTGCTGCAT of the Gemella sp. zg-570 genome contains:
- a CDS encoding PTS sugar transporter subunit IIA — translated: MQQYFSKENIYLNVAGNSFEEVLKNVTEILEKKGAVKDSFYNAVLEREKVFPTGLEFPKYSIAIPHTDPQHVNVNSIVVIKPKNSVIFKDMGNNSKELSVGVILLLLISKSEDQVSVLSSIIKKFADADCYNKILSSSSQEEIYATLTK